In Balaenoptera acutorostrata chromosome 12, mBalAcu1.1, whole genome shotgun sequence, a single window of DNA contains:
- the LOC130709446 gene encoding lysine-rich coiled-coil protein 1-like has translation MKHSKKTSDSFRDELEDYIKVQKARGLEPKTCFRKRREDYLETCGYKEEVNFRPRCRMFDQRLPYEPIQTYQRPCNISQAVEKRLPQWLPAHDSRLRLDSLSYCQFTRDCFSGKPVALNFSQQEYSCSSYSVESGVYRHLSLENSTSAHQASYKQIQQKRKRHPEEGREKPEEERPKHKRKKAYEEIDLDKHKSIQRNKTEVETVRVSTEKLKNRKGKKSRDVASKKEERKRRKEKKEQGKERTEEDMLWDQAILGF, from the coding sequence ATGAAGCATTCAAAGAAGACATCTGACTCTTTTCGAGATGAACTTGAAGATTACATCAAAGTGCAGAAAGCCAGAGGCTTAGAGCCAAAGACTTGtttcagaaagaggagagaggattATTTGGAAACCTGTGGATACAAAGAAGAGGTTAATTTTAGACCCAGGTGTAGAATGTTTGATCAAAGACTCCCTTATGAACCCATCCAGACCTACCAAAGACCATGCAATATTTCACAAGCAGTGGAGAAGCGGTTACCTCAGTGGCTACCAGCTCATGACAGCAGGCTGAGACTAGACTCCCTGAGCTACTGTCAATTCACCAGGGACTGTTTCTCAGGAAAACCAGTAGCCCTGAACTTTAGTCAACAAGAGTATAGCTGTAGCTCATACAGTGTAGAATCTGGAGTTTACAGGCACCTCTCCTTAGAAAACAGTACCAGTGCCCATCAAGCTAGTTATAAACAGATacagcagaagagaaaaagacaccCAGAGGAAGGCCGGGAAAAACCAGAAGAGGAGCGGCCCAAGCATAAGAGGAAGAAAGCTTATGAGGAAATAGATTTAGACAAACACAAGAGcatccaaagaaacaaaacagaggtGGAAACAGTCAGAGTCAGTACAGAAAAGCTTAAGAACCGAAAGGGCAAGAAAAGCCGAGATGTAGCCTCTAAGAAAGAGGAACGTAAgcgtagaaaagagaaaaaggaacaagggAAAGAGAGGACAGAAGAGGATATGCTTTGGGACCAGGCTATCCTTGGATTCTGA